The Aspergillus nidulans FGSC A4 chromosome VII nucleotide sequence ATGCAATGTATGTTTCCTACGCCCTCCTGAGGCCATTCCTACTAACACATACCCCGTAGGATTTCGATGGCAGCTTCACCAATTGCATTTACAGTTCAAACCGCTCAGCCGCCGCTCTAGTCAACCTTCTGGCTGAGAGCTTCTCATGCTTCCGAGATGAGGTAGTCTTCCAAGGACGCAGGGTACGATTCTACAAACGGGCACAGATTCTTGTTGCAGATTTATGGGCGTGCTTTGACGGGGAGGGCTACGGCGAGTTTCAAGACATCGATAAAATCACGATGTTTGCCGGTATATTCTGCCACAACTGCCTACCCTAGCGTCTGCAACCGCTAACAGATCTCTAGACTATCGCATTCCTCAAATGCTCCACTTCCTTGGATGTCTTATGTATTCCCCCTCCTTAGAAACCCGTATCcgcaagcaagaagaaatccCCAGCGGATCCAATTGGGAGATTGAACTTCGCGCCACCAGTATATGGTGCGTCGAATTAATCCGGCGTGAAATCGAAAAACAACATCCCGAAGTCAAGTCCGTAAAGACTGAAAAGTCCACTTCAAACGGACactcctcgctctcgcatTCAAACGGATTGTCACACCCCAATGGACACTGCAGAGAAACCTCCCAGACGCAGAACGGGAACGACGATCAAATGGACACACAGGCCCCCCAAACTGGTCACTTCCGACGGCACTCGAGACATAGCAGCGCCGCGAGCAACGCCCCACTAGGCACAGGCGTCAGCATCAACGCCATATTGATTGATTTCTTTTTATACGATACGATGAAAGAGTTGGAAAAGCAAGGACGTGAAAGTATACCCCATCATCGGACGAGAAGTATATGGTATTAGGTGATATCTAGACCCTTTTTATTCCTGAAACCTTTCATTATACCCCTATGATACCACTAGTACTTTTATGGGTAGATTCAACGTTTATTTTCACTGAGACTCTCAGCGCTGGAAGCCGGGATGTGTACACACGATGTTAATGCTAAACTAGAGATAGGTATGGAAATAGAGAACAAATGTTGACAAGGTCGATGTGTGAAGGACAAACCAACGGAGCGTTGACGCCGCCAGCATTGGTGCCTCTTCATTGATTTCACAAACATATATAGGTTTATATGTGAAGAAGGAATAAGAACGTGGCGTGGCGGGTATCGTATCATTATAGCCTCGGATTATAAATTAAGGCGACGCTATCTAACTTTGAGCAGCTGCTTCCGCTTGCTGAATCCGGGCCAGAATATCTGCCTTCCACTCAGTGTAATCTTCCCGGCGTTCAGGACTCAACCAGTCCACACGATCCTGCATCATTGTCCCTAAGCCCGGCAGAAGACCGCGTCTCGAGGCTGCCCGTGGGGCAAACAAACCGCGATCGCTGGGTAGGGATTTTAAACGCTTGTTGCCGCCTTCACCTGGGTGTCCGTCGTCATCGGAAATAGTCTCAATGTCACCATCTAGATCTCCTGCTTGCGGAATGTTCTCGAACCACTCCCTGCCATGCGCCCAGTCATGTTCCATTATGAGTGCGATCCATTGGTCGACATCTTCGCGGTGTCGGCGCTCAGAATGAGGAAGACCGAGACTTGTTAGCGCGGTCTGGCGCATTTCGGTGAAGGTCTTTTTATCCATCTTTCTGGTTTCTTTTAGCGCAGCGTCCGCAGAGGTTTCACTTGGTTGGCGACGGCGTGCGAGGACCAGGAAATAGACTGCTACCACTAGAGCGTTGACAGTTTCCTTGAagtcttcatccttctctctGTCTTTAGCTGTTAGAACGGCCTCCAGGAACTCCCTTGCGTCTTCATCCAAGTCATCATGGCTGTCGACTAGGTGTAGGATTGAGGATACACCCGCGAATATGTGGGGAGGAAGTGTTCTTGAGATAGGTGGTCTGGACCATGTACTCATtcgcggcgctggcgttgATAATGTTTTGCATACCGTCCGGATGGAGGTCATCACCCATGAAGGTGCATCAGGAATTCTGGTGGAGGTCAAATGGCTATCGCTGTGAACCTTGTGTGGCTGTTGTGCAGTACGCGTGTTATCACCATTTGTGTATCCTCTCTTTAAAGGTGTTGATCTGCTCGGAGTATTCTCTAACCCACGCGGCGTCGGCACAGCCTTTGAAGGGCTGCGAACAGGCCTTGGATGCTTCGTCGGCGTCGACGGGGCGGACCCTGAACGTGACGGTGTCCCTGGGGCTGAAGTTATTTCTGTAGGTCTTGGGCTCGCCAAGTTTAGAGACCGTTCAAGGAACGAATATAGCTTCTTATAGGTACGCGGAGGGCATGGCGGGTGGCCGAGTAGCGGAGGAAGATTGAGCGTACGTGCGAGCCTATATAACACGCGAGAATTCCGTTAGAGCATGAACCTGTGTATATGGCCTCGAGGTGAAAAAGGACCTTTTGCAAGCCAATTCGGCGCATGCGAACGGACGCGCGACTTCTTCATCCGGTTtcaagcttgaagaggaacttCGGGATTGCGCGAGGAAAGATAAAGCAAGGCTCCGGAGCTCGCGAGGGATATCTTGTGCATGAGTAGGCAGTAAAGTAGCCAATGCCTGGTCAACAGGCCTATTGTTCATTGTCAAgccttgatgatatcttaGATTCAGAGGTGATCGAGTGTACGTCTGGAGGGAGTGGGGGATTTGGCGCTGAGAGACGATATTGACGCAGAATTTCGCGAAGTGGCCCTTCGGAGTGAAATGTATTGCACGTTATAAAGACCTTGCAACAGAGTAAAATTCATGAGAAGTTCGATTGAACTTTGAAGCATGTCCAGTTGCTGTATATCGTGGAATATCATGTGACCGGCGTCTTCTCGACAATGGCTTACTTCCGCGCGACAGATTCCTCCGCATTTGGTCATCTCATTGACGTTAATTATACCTGGATGATGTCGGTCACTGTGAGTTCTGAACCGCCCCCGTCCCTGCCTTAAATCCATTATCTGCTTAGGAGCTTACAATACCATCTTTTAGCTTCACACCACGCACGGCGACCTCAAGGTCGAGCTTTTCTGTGAAGCAGTGCCCAAGACAGCAGAAGTACGTAACTGCAAGGCGAGACCGCATAAATTTCTTGTATATCTGTGATTCACTATCATCAGCAACTGACTTTAGCCCCTCTTAGAACTTCATCGCCCTTTGCGCTGCCGGCGCATACAACGACACCCCATTCCACCGTCTGATACCCGGCTTCATGATCCAAGGCGGCGACATTTCCCTCGGACCAGCAGCAAACAGTCAAGGCACAACTCCAATGCTCCCTTTCGACGATATTCCCAAAGGTGGCACGTCGATCTACCATCCCTCTGCCCTAAACCAAGAAATTCACCTTCCAGCTCTCCGACATAATACGCGCGGAATCCTCTCCATGGCATCTCGACCCGTCAAGAACCAGACAGCACCCGGCTCTCAGGGTGCTACAGGCCCTACGATCAATGGAAGCCAGTTTTTTATCACATTTGCTGCAGCACCGCATTTGGATGGGTCGAGCACTGTGTTTGGGAAAGTGTTGAATTTGACggcagaagatgagggcGGCGATGTTTTGAGTaagctggagaaggcgaaCGTGAAAACCGACAAGAAGGGAAAAGTTGTTCAGCCAAAGGAGAATGAGGAAACTGAGTATGAAACTCTCCGAATCAACAGGGTCACAATTCATGCCAATCCGTTTGCCACTTGAAGTGATGAACTTGATGTCGCTATGGTCGAAACACTCTGCCCTTCTCTTGCAATACATGAGCTAGGAATGCGAGGACACGCAGCAACAAAAAGAGGCCTTCGCGCAGGGAGAGCATGATATCAACGGATACCCGCTCTCAACCTGACTGTCGTGTCCGATTCAAAGGTCCCCGAGAACAGGACCACTCATTTGGACATGGACGAGCTTTCTGTCGTCGCGGCTCCCGCTGCTCAGGAATGGGTAGTCGTAAGGCTTCACTTGCCAAGCATGATGAGACGAAATTCGAGCCTTGCCAGTCAACCGTTCGTGTTGAGAGAACAAAATGGACAAGGTGTGAAATGGGATATGTTTATACTATTTTATCATAAATACGACTTCTAAACTGACTTTCCTACCCTATACGAATGCTTCAGAAGCACCGGGAAACAACACACACCGAAACATAGATTTACACGTGAACATAGGGACATATGAACTGGACCGAGAATCACAGCTTCGGGCGCCAGAAACCGCTGCGGGTAACCTAGCTCGCTGTTTGATCGCTTGCCCCGTATTTGGCATCAACTATATGGGGGCTCATCTGTTGCAACGGTGCCCTAAACACCTAGTGCCCCCCTGACGGAGCCAAATTCAGTTGCCCAACGCTTGATGGTCAATGAACATATTTGAATCGAGGCAACTTTTAGAAGACCTGCACTCCATATATCTTCCGCAAGCCTTCTCAGCTCTTGTTCAGTTATTCCTAAGGCTTTCTCCACCGGCTGATGAGGACGGTAAACAATCTTGTCAAAATGTAGATCCAGCTCTGTAGTGGTTGTAGCTGTGCCATCGGTGAAAGACGTCAAGACGTCAAGACAAGATACTGATTCCAAGCTTGGTCTCCTTAAACCGCTCGTTGATCGCATTCCAAGAACTTTTGTAATCTCTTTTTGGTGCCCCAATGCTGCTGCTTCACTTTCTTTCCAATTGCGCAAGTGGATTACAGATATAGATTCAAGTTACGAGAATCCGGAGCATGAGAGCGCACAAAGACGGTAATTGAGATATGTCTGGGGTGAACGGACGGAAGTCCATGGTTGGTGACAAGGTAGGTGGAAAGTGGAAAGAGCCAGGCAGGTAACGAGAGCAATCCACTAGGCTTCGAGGCCAGTATAACGGGTACGGCGCCAAGACCAACGATATGATACAGGACCTTCACTATATCCTAGCATATTGCCTGGCCTGCGCTCATTTGGTCGCTTCTGTGTACTGATTGAAGAAAaacatctccatctctaTCTGCTGGATGTTCGGGCTCAGACAGAGAAATAGCTTTTCTAAACAAGTGCATCTGAGAGTGGAAGCAAAACCATTCCTATTCTCCTTTGCAGACATGGATCTTTGAGTACCATGTCCATGGTATATTTCTATTGGTCATCACCGCATGGCAGAGAATGACTATATCCTCATCATGTTACCTGAATGCTTGTACCTAAACTGGTCAAAACGGGGCGAGCAGAAGTGATGCTACTACCAATTCATGCATACTGTGCTTAGACTCAGGTAGATGATTCATTTCCAAACTCGCCGGAATCTGTTACGGCACTGGAATTGCAAGGTGGAGATGCGAGTCGTGAGACTGGCGCTTGTCAGGGCATCGGGAAGTTTGGCGTGCGCTGCAGTAGGATTGAGACATACAAGTCCCAAGGCTGACAGACGGTGTAGGCTTGAACGCCGTAGGAATAGTGGCAGAGTGAATGAGCTTGATACCACCATAACGCCGACGTTACAACAGGGGCTGATGACTGTACCTGGGCCCTAACTTATTCATATGCACTAATACACGCACTAAGTCCCTAGCTGTTGATAGTGACACCCAAGGTAGCCTACAGGTACCGTCTATTAACTATATACAAAACTACCACTACCTTCACCACCAGTGCCGAATTGTAGCCGCCATAAAGAAGCTCAATAAAAAGACCTGCGTTGTGGCACCGGTTCAGAGTCAAGTAATGAAATCCTCGCTTCAGGGATCGTGCGTCGATATTTCTGGCCGGACAATATGCGGAATGCGAAATTGGAGCTTAATGTGTACCTTCAATAGTGGCTCAGATGATCCTTATAGAATATAGATTCATTATCTCAAAGTAGTTGACAAGCACAGGAATCAGTATGCTATGGCATTCCCCGTTAGCTATGGTCAATCTTCCAACTAGTCATTGTGCCACATTCATGATCCTCCCAGTCCATTAAGCTGTCCATTCGGCTTCTATCGTATACCAGCCAGTCTAGCACTGAATGGGAACGCCGGCGTACAGAACCGAGTGGCAACCGGTGACAGGCACAGTGAACGAAGACCCACGGCAGTTGCTTCCACCCACGTCTTCACGGTGCAGCCACTTTTCACATTAGCCCCTGCCTGGACCAAAGCGAAGGGAAATAATGATCTACTTTTTGGAAGAGACCGAAATAGACCGCTTGTTGGTGACAGCAACACACCGATAGGAGCCGGAGTCGACAAGGCTGACAGAGTCAACTGGGCCATTACAGAGATCGCCGCCCCAGAATTTGACCGTAACGTCAACATTACTCGCCGCAACACCCATCATGTTGATCTCAAGGGGTGACGCCATGAGGGCAGCGGGGAAAATGCCGAGGAGAAGCTTGGTGGATCGCATGATGGTGGAGGATTGTGCTTTCTGCTTGTCTATAAAAAGAGGAGACGGTTCCTATGTAGAGGACAAGATTTATGCAAGCAACGAAGTGATGATAAAAGAGCTCACAAGCAAGAAGATGGGGATCCTTTTATAGATTTCAGTGTGTCTTCACACGGCGAGTTACTGCTCCCGTAAATCAGATAGAGTTTGTCCGTAGAATTATCTTGCCTAGCAGGGCTAAGAGCACAAGGAGGTCTTCCTGATACAAGGCTCTCTATTACACCTGAAAGCTATGGAGAATAATGATACGCATGAAGCAGTTGAGGTGTTCGAGTGGCTCCATAGTACTGCGCGCTCCACAGATAATGCTATCCTGGCAGGGCAAGGGCATCTAGTGTGGTCTTAAGCTAAATCAAACCCAAATCAAGGAAGACACCAAGGTCAGTGGCAGTAGGAAGATAGCAGGGCTATATTACTGGTTTCATTCAATGTACATTTTGTGTACCTTGCTTGGGAAAGGATACCTGTCTTGACATCGTCTCTGGAAGCTTCAGAAAATTACCTCCGTTTCGATAGCTATTGGCAGCCGCTGCAAAGGTTCTCTCTTTTGGAGGAACACCCTCTGATCCCTGTACTGGCTTCAAAGGGCTGGACCTCTTGTGGTATGATTCACATTCCTACTCCCACATAGTTTAGCAATTGTTGATGTTTTCTATGGAGAATCATTTATTTGCTATCCCAATGCCATGAATTTTAGCCAGAATTATTCCCGGCGGCATAGCTGGGATTCGGTGTGGTCTACTGATCTTCCTGATACCAAAATTTCCAAAGAATCGATATCAGAGGCCTTATGGTGAAAttttggggaggatgagaatgatctcTCATTGACGTTAGGCGGGGAGCTTTTAACCCCGCTGGCTGAAAGATATTCCATAACCATATCGAGCCTCCCAGAATCGTAGCAGCAACAGACAATGAGATACGTACATATAGGTAAGAGCAAGGCACGTAACAATCGAGGTATTCTCCTTTTGAAGAATATATTTATGTAGTATACACTTCCACGCCTTCTAGCCCGAATCTATGTCTGGGCACATACAGAGACAGGGAACCACTGAGGGATCAAAACATCAAAATTGAGTGCTAACATCACCCCAGCGAAAATAGCCCATGGTGTTTCTGGAAGCTTTTGCGTAGAGCAATTGATACCACAGACTTGGCTGCCTTTGGATTCTTTTGACATCAAATTGCAGAGCCATTACTCTATATTCccagggaaaaaaaatatcaTCAGAGTTTACACTCATATTATAAAAGCAATCTACTGAATGTGCTCGCAACCTCTCCAGGGCCAGGGTATTTTACAATCTAACCAATGGTTCTGAGTTCAGCATCATTCAGGTCGCCTATTGTATATGAACAATAGCCTAAAATTGCCTATATCCATATGTGTCTGTACTCATGTAGAAGGAGTTTTTCAATCAACCTTGTGCGGGAGTGCACTAAGTCATAGAATGTAAAGATATTGCTAGTATTGTCCCCAGAAGAGAGAAGCCGCATTGTTCTACAGACTCTGATCCTTGATTCTGTTCCTGTATCCAAGACACAGCGGAACAAACACACGTTCCTTGTTCGATCTTCGGGTCAGTATACCCTACATACAGGCTAGCGCGTAGGTAGTAGGGCGCTCAAGAAATGGGGCGTTGGTAGACGGACTAACTCGTAAGCCATAGTATGCTACATTAGACTAAGGCAAGGCGTAGGCTACTGACATAGGTATGAGCTTTTGCATGTAAAACTAGTATTAGGTAACCCTCTTATATTAACATATAAATCAGGCCATAGTAGCTGATAGAAGATAGATAACCATGTCAGCATGCAAAAActggttgggtgcgcagctcgcttacataCACAGCTTGCTTTCCAACCACGTCGAGAAGGCACTCTAGGTATGTAcagcctttgccttttcaTAGAGAAGCATTCAGCGGCATTTAAAGTCTATAACCCCAGCCCTGGCGTTCATCAGAAGAGCGACAATCAAGCCGTACAAGCCTGCCATGCCACGGCAGCTTTATCAGCCCTCCTCGTATTGATGCAACTGAATTTACTTACCTAAAACCTCAGCAAAGATCAAAACGAGGATCATGCCCACGTAGAGTCtcggctgctgggctgctccTCTGACGCCTGCATCACTGACAATTCCAATCGCAAGCCTAACATCCATTAGACACGATCACCCAGGAAAGACTCGACCTTAATTACCCTGCAGCCAGCCCGCAAAGCCCTACCGCCAGACCAGCACCCAGCTGGAGCAGACTCGTATAGAGAGCGACCTCTTGGGCAAGATTGTTGGCAATCTGGACCGAGACCACCAGACCGTAGATGCGAGGATTCCGGCCATAACGACAGGCACGATATCTGGAACGTATTAGCTTATAGATATCTGATATGGTCAGCCAGAGGGCAGGGGTAGAGGACGTTTGACGATCAGTTCAGGTCGCAGGACCCCCGACGAGcagacgccgacgccggCCTTAGCCGTCCCATAGGCTGCTCCAAAGGTCGTGAACACGATGGCGCTGGTGCATCCAAGGACCCCGAAGACCGGCTACGTAGATTAGCATCTACCGGTAAAATTGATTCAAGTCGGATCGAGCTGCACAACACTCACTCCATAGCTGGGACTGTTGGCATGGTTAGGTACTTGAAAGCTCGTAAAGAAATTTGTCCTTGAAAGTTCTCACCAGAATTCTGATAGcatcctttccttctttgcctgAGTAGTATGCAAGTCGGCCTGGCCCTGGCTCCGCTCCAGGTCGTTACGTAGACTAAATATTGGAACGACCTGGGGCCGGTGGATTGACCGGCGTAGGTCAGACGGCTCGTTAGATGGCTGCCTTATATAATTCACCAACTACAGGCCAAAAAAACTTGTCTCAGGATAGTCAGGCCCTTATGGCCGTGCGTCGCGGGCCGGGCCTGCTCCGTTCAGGTAACTAGCAGGGTTCCATGCCTCCATTCTTAGATAGGTCGGTCCCTTGACTCCGGCTGCAGCAGGCTGCAGCTCAAGCTCCCGGCCAACCGGGTTGTCAGTGGCTCGATTTTTTGTATTGAAGTTATAGCCTAGTATTGCCTGGGCGCCTGGAGTATTGAACAAAGTACGGTAGGTAAGCGACGCGCAGGCAACCACGATTCTCATCGAGCGAAGCTGCGAAGATACCGGTAAATGAGGGGTGTCTCACATACCCTTATTAGGTACTAGCTCTAACCTATAGAAATCAGGGTCTGTCGCACGCTCCTGTATGGGGCGAGAGCAAGAGCAATATATGGATACCTTTATACACCGTAGGAGCCAGTTGGAGACGTCGACTTCGGTTCTGGGTTTCATCCCGGTCCCGTAGAATGTACGTTTACTTGGTGAACGCTGCGACCTTGCTAGGATATATATGTCGCTTGACATGGAAGTGATATCTAGTACTGTAAGTGGTTGGAAGAGGGTGGAAAGCTTACGAGCCCAAGCCAAGCAATGCCGGCCAAGTACACAGTAGAAGGCATTGAATCTACCAAAGACTTTGTCGCAAAAGCTCTGCGACAATAGGTCTACTTACCATAGACCTCGGAGCGAGTCAACCTGGATTATCACAGAAGAATCGAAAGGACCGGCCTAATGAAATTGATTGGGAGAAGGATAAAAGGTTCGATGAGGAATGGTCTCGGCATGCGCAAGTGTCTAGTGAGTGGCTGTCGTATGATACGTATGATACTATGTCCTATGGTGCTGATGGCGCTAATGTATCCTTCATGAGGTGGGATGGCTGGCCGGGCTGCGATTGACCAAAAAAGAGCGCAGAATCGGTTATAGATAAATGCATTTGCTGAATAAGGACAGTATCCTTTCCTTCGAATGCCTGCTTTCTCCTGCTTGATTAATCTCTTTTGATGGTTTATCTCTATTCCAGGAAATCAACTGCCTTATCCAGTGGATTTTTTGTCCTTGCTGCTGAGACTCGGAAGTGAAACGGAAAAGCCAGCCTGGACAATATGAGCCTCTCGTGAGAACCTCAAGAACCCTGGCTAGCTTTCATGTTTGTGAGTACGAAGGCAACTCGAGAGGCAACAGGGACCTAGTGGAATCCAAGGACAGCTTACCTGAGGGTGATagctgcagcaggaggcGGGATATCCCAGGGTGAAGTGAGCGGGTAGATGGGAATAGCTGAGGCAACCAGTCGTGAGGTCGTGATGGGGTTACCACATGATATGGAAATCGAGCAAAAAGGAACtgggagcagaagaaggtcagaACAGCAAGGTagtttatatatatacaagaGTCGGCCGGCGGTGATGACAATACGGCATTCCAGTAATAAATGTGATGAGAAAAAGCTCACAGGTTCTCGCTCTATAAATAAACTTCATGCACTATTATCACCATACTCATAAGAGGCCAAGATATCATAACATCAAGAACGAAAGATCATAATGGAGACATTACAATGTCTGTGTGGGTATCGTTACAATAGGTCATGACTTgttttcctctccatccttCTCGTTCGCCTCTGCCTCGTATCCTTCAACCTTCATGTCCTTAAgacccagctcttcttcttcctcttcagtcCGGGTATACTCTTCGGTCTTTAATTGAGGGTCTGCCGCGGGAGCGCACAAGTCTTGAACGTAGCTGTTGGCCATAGGGTCTTCAAGCGTGATGGAGAACTTCAAGTCGCCCTTAATGGCGGAGTCAAGACGGTCGAAGAAGCGAGCccatttctccttgtcgGTAGCTGACATGCTGTCACCTCCGCTTTGTGTGGAATCGTCGATATCGTAGATCTGGCCCTTGAGCTGGTCGCGAATTTCAGTGAGGAGACCTTCAACCGTTGTGAATCGTCCGCCTAAAGTGCCAGGCTGGACCGTAACTTCAAGCTCCTCACTGTGGAGTGCGCAGGTATCGGACTTCAGGATATCACGGTGGAGATCCGTAATCGTCTCGACGCTGAGCGTGATGCGCTTTCCTTTCTCTGGAACCTCACCACCAGTTTTGACATCGCTGGAGCGGTATCCGCAGTGCTCGCAGACGTTGCTCAAGATAAAGACTTCCTTGAAGTATGGAATATCCACCTTCTGCATGTTGACGGTGCACTCCTTGGCACAGGCAGGACAGTCAGCGGGAAGACTGTAGACCTTTCCATCCACAATATCGACGTCATCGAGATTGCCAATTGTTTTCCCTTCGTTCTTGAGCGCTTCGGGATCTGACGCGATTCCGAGTTGTTCGTTCTGTTCGTGGGTGCGGGCATAGTCACGGCGTCTGTATTTGTGTCCAGTATCATGGGTGGTAGGGGCGATCCAAGAGTTACCGGTTGGGTCATCCAAAGAAACGGTGAATGGGTAACCTTCTCGGTCCAAGATCTTCTGCAGTTTGTCGATAATGGGCACTAGCGCATCGTGAAGCTCAGGCGCCTGAACCTTCCGCAATGGCTGCTCGCTGGAGAGCGACTCGTGGATCTTTTGAATAACGCCCTCCACAGTCGTCAACTGACTCTCACCCTTGGGCATCTCGATACCCAGCGACTCAACCTTGAAAATGGAGACATCGCTTCGGATAACCTGGCGCTgcatatcctcttcgtttTCGACATCGAGAGTGTATACAGAGCCCTTCTCCTGAATCTGTCCGGCGGACTTGACAGAGTTGTCCTTGAAGTGACAGTGTTCGCATTCAAACGACTCGAGGATAATGTCGCGGAAGAAAGGGACGCGGAGCAGTAAAAGTCTAGTTATTCCCTGAGGGCTGTTAGAGGGTATTCTTGATTTTATACTTGGGAGAACCTACATTTTCATGACAGTTCATACACAAGCTCTCCACTTGCATGACACCAGtttcttcgtttctttcGACAAGGTCTCCCGGTTTCTGGAacacctcctccttcgctACCTGCTCATCGGCGGACATTGTGGTTTGTGTATAACACAGATACGAATTCAGAGCAGAGAATCGACTGATTTAGGTCAGCCTTGGAGAAATTGGAATTGTATAGAAGGgaaaaatatataatatacgAC carries:
- a CDS encoding uncharacterized protein (transcript_id=CADANIAT00009168) translates to MRSTKLLLGIFPAALMASPLEINMMGVAASNVDVTVKFWGGDLCNGPVDSVSLVDSGSYRSRMDSLMDWEDHECGTMTSWKIDHS
- a CDS encoding uncharacterized protein (transcript_id=CADANIAT00009170) — encoded protein: MPTVPAMDRSSGSLDAPAPSCSRPLEQPMGRLRPASASARRGYRACRYGRNPRIYGLVVSVQIANNLAQEVALYTSLLQLGAGLAVGLCGLAAGLAIGIVSDAGVRGAAQQPRLYVGMILVLIFAEVLGLYGLIVALLMNARAGVIDFKCR
- a CDS encoding uncharacterized protein (transcript_id=CADANIAT00009169), encoding MLALNFDVLIPQWFPVSENTSIVTCLALTYMLDMVMEYLSASGVKSSPPNVNERSFSSSPKFHHKASDIDSLEILVSGRSVDHTESQLCRRE
- the cyp5 gene encoding peptidylprolyl isomerase cyp5 (transcript_id=CADANIAT00009167) — translated: MAYFRATDSSAFGHLIDVNYTWMMSVTLHTTHGDLKVELFCEAVPKTAENFIALCAAGAYNDTPFHRLIPGFMIQGGDISLGPAANSQGTTPMLPFDDIPKGGTSIYHPSALNQEIHLPALRHNTRGILSMASRPVKNQTAPGSQGATGPTINGSQFFITFAAAPHLDGSSTVFGKVLNLTAEDEGGDVLSKLEKANVKTDKKGKVVQPKENEETEYETLRINRVTIHANPFAT
- the zpr1 gene encoding zinc finger-containing protein ZPR1 (transcript_id=CADANIAT00009171) gives rise to the protein MSADEQVAKEEVFQKPGDLVERNEETGVMQVESLCMNCHENGITRLLLLRVPFFRDIILESFECEHCHFKDNSVKSAGQIQEKGSVYTLDVENEEDMQRQVIRSDVSIFKVESLGIEMPKGESQLTTVEGVIQKIHESLSSEQPLRKVQAPELHDALVPIIDKLQKILDREGYPFTVSLDDPTGNSWIAPTTHDTGHKYRRRDYARTHEQNEQLGIASDPEALKNEGKTIGNLDDVDIVDGKVYSLPADCPACAKECTVNMQKVDIPYFKEVFILSNVCEHCGYRSSDVKTGGEVPEKGKRITLSVETITDLHRDILKSDTCALHSEELEVTVQPGTLGGRFTTVEGLLTEIRDQLKGQIYDIDDSTQSGGDSMSATDKEKWARFFDRLDSAIKGDLKFSITLEDPMANSYVQDLCAPAADPQLKTEEYTRTEEEEEELGLKDMKVEGYEAEANEKDGEENKS
- a CDS encoding uncharacterized protein (transcript_id=CADANIAT00009166) encodes the protein MGDDLHPDGMQNIINASAANEYMVQTTYLKNTSSPHIRGHDDLDEDAREFLEAVLTAKDREKDEDFKETVNALVVAVYFLVLARRRQPSETSADAALKETRKMDKKTFTEMRQTALTSLGLPHSERRHREDVDQWIALIMEHDWAHGREWFENIPQAGDLDGDIETISDDDGHPGEGGNKRLKSLPSDRGLFAPRAASRRGLLPGLGTMMQDRVDWLSPERREDYTEWKADILARIQQAEAAAQS
- a CDS encoding queuosine 5'-phosphate N-glycosylase/hydrolase (transcript_id=CADANIAT00009165) — protein: MSDDEVDHELIALLRKSLGLGGGAANPGAAETKVLQNAQYVFDNAIDVALNPSKTKEAAETIWRQMQKKKYSTSSWSEHELHPKAKDESTVDFIFTMDLLNFSFWSAEPEGKRFAIEYRGKKWTGYWSLVAALRRALDEGIEITNPEFWVDEEECSEELIRHVFRSATDEDMPLLKERLECLREAGRVLCNDFDGSFTNCIYSSNRSAAALVNLLAESFSCFRDEVVFQGRRVRFYKRAQILVADLWACFDGEGYGEFQDIDKITMFADYRIPQMLHFLGCLMYSPSLETRIRKQEEIPSGSNWEIELRATSIWCVELIRREIEKQHPEVKSVKTEKSTSNGHSSLSHSNGLSHPNGHCRETSQTQNGNDDQMDTQAPQTGHFRRHSRHSSAASNAPLGTGVSINAILIDFFLYDTMKELEKQGRENSTFIFTETLSAGSRDVYTRC